The proteins below come from a single Chryseobacterium nepalense genomic window:
- a CDS encoding class I SAM-dependent methyltransferase, translated as MEWFESWFDTPYYHLLYSNRDYTEAENFITKLTADLQLPPNAKIIDLACGKGRHSVFLNRLGYDVLGLDLSRKSIEFDKKFENQTLSFDVHDMRNPIDADPMDAVFNLFTSFGYFDNENDDKKVFHSVFNALKPGGFFVLDYLNEEFVRKNIVPEAVVTREDIEFKITKKIEGRHIIKDIRFEDKGKPYHFFEKVKLHTLEAINSYAEECGFERIKIWGDYQLNEFDKEKSPRCINLFKKK; from the coding sequence ATGGAATGGTTTGAATCTTGGTTTGATACCCCTTATTATCATTTGCTTTACAGTAACAGAGATTACACGGAAGCAGAAAACTTCATTACAAAACTTACGGCAGACCTTCAACTGCCGCCAAATGCTAAGATTATCGACCTTGCCTGCGGAAAGGGAAGACATTCTGTTTTCCTTAATAGATTAGGATATGATGTTTTGGGTCTGGACCTTTCCAGAAAAAGCATAGAATTTGATAAAAAATTTGAGAATCAGACATTATCATTTGACGTCCATGATATGAGGAATCCCATTGATGCGGATCCTATGGACGCCGTATTCAACCTCTTTACAAGCTTTGGATATTTTGATAATGAAAATGATGACAAAAAAGTTTTTCATTCGGTTTTTAACGCTCTTAAACCAGGAGGCTTTTTTGTGCTGGATTATCTGAATGAAGAATTCGTACGGAAGAATATTGTTCCTGAAGCTGTCGTAACGCGTGAAGATATCGAATTTAAGATTACAAAAAAAATAGAAGGAAGACATATAATTAAAGATATCCGGTTTGAAGATAAGGGAAAACCTTACCATTTTTTTGAAAAAGTAAAACTTCATACATTGGAAGCGATAAATAGTTACGCTGAAGAATGCGGTTTTGAACGAATTAAAATCTGGGGCGATTATCAGCTGAATGAATTTGATAAAGAAAAATCCCCCCGCTGCATTAATTTATTTAAGAAAAAATGA
- a CDS encoding ZIP family metal transporter has product MTVLLLILSVVSGVFLGKYFGKKEKLAKNLLILSAGFLITICLNEVFPQVYTAETGTSLGIFVIIGVLLQMILEALTKGFEHGHFHHHSEHNILPAALMVGLFIHAFIEGIPLANDEHELSPYLWGIVFHNLPISFILGAFLFNRKNESRSAPSYPSLLIIALFALASPMGMLLGNYFDPDLQPYFLAIVGGIFLHISSVIIFESNKNHNIDWLKIGLVILGVSLALVMHLFHDHGHLGHHH; this is encoded by the coding sequence ATAACTGTTCTTTTACTGATTTTAAGTGTTGTTTCCGGAGTATTTTTAGGAAAATATTTTGGAAAAAAAGAAAAGCTGGCTAAAAACTTATTAATTTTAAGTGCCGGATTTTTGATTACCATCTGTCTTAACGAAGTCTTTCCTCAGGTATATACTGCGGAAACAGGAACCAGTCTGGGTATCTTCGTCATTATCGGTGTTTTACTGCAGATGATTCTGGAAGCGCTCACCAAAGGTTTTGAACACGGTCATTTTCATCATCATAGCGAGCATAATATTCTTCCCGCGGCGTTAATGGTAGGACTTTTTATTCATGCATTTATTGAAGGAATTCCTCTGGCAAATGATGAACATGAACTTTCTCCTTATCTCTGGGGAATTGTTTTTCACAATCTACCTATATCTTTTATTTTGGGAGCTTTTCTATTTAACAGAAAAAATGAATCCAGATCTGCACCATCCTATCCTTCATTGCTGATTATAGCTTTATTTGCGCTGGCTTCGCCGATGGGAATGCTGTTGGGTAATTACTTTGATCCGGATCTGCAGCCTTATTTTCTGGCTATTGTAGGAGGTATCTTTCTGCATATTTCTTCAGTCATTATATTTGAAAGCAACAAAAACCATAATATCGACTGGTTGAAAATTGGTTTGGTAATTCTGGGAGTTTCGTTGGCTTTGGTGATGCATCTTTTTCATGATCATGGACATTTGGGACATCATCATTAG
- a CDS encoding undecaprenyl-diphosphate phosphatase → MDLIKAIIIAIIEGLTEYLPISSTAHMGFTASLMGMPEDEFLKMFQVSIQFGAILSVVVAYWKKFFDLKNLQFYFKLAFAVVPALVLGYLFDDKIEAVLGNQIAISSVLVLGGVVLLFADKWFKNPRIDDEKGITIKKAVTIGFWQCLAMMPGTSRSAASIIGGMTQGLTRKAAAEFSFFLAVPTMLAVTVYSVFVKTWGKETANPQKGYEMIMSSQDHIVIFIIGNIVAFIVALIAIKAFIGVLNKYGFKPWGWYRIFVGIALLIYFYFFQ, encoded by the coding sequence ATGGATTTAATCAAAGCAATAATTATTGCAATCATTGAAGGATTAACAGAATATCTCCCAATTTCTTCTACGGCGCACATGGGATTTACGGCCAGTTTAATGGGAATGCCGGAAGATGAATTTTTAAAAATGTTCCAGGTTTCTATTCAGTTTGGAGCCATACTTTCTGTAGTTGTTGCTTACTGGAAAAAATTTTTTGATCTGAAAAATTTACAGTTTTACTTTAAGCTCGCTTTTGCGGTAGTTCCTGCTCTTGTATTAGGATACCTTTTTGATGATAAAATAGAAGCGGTTTTGGGAAATCAGATCGCTATTTCGTCGGTATTAGTATTAGGAGGGGTAGTTCTTTTATTTGCGGATAAATGGTTTAAAAATCCCAGAATTGATGATGAAAAAGGAATTACCATAAAAAAAGCGGTTACCATTGGCTTTTGGCAATGTCTGGCGATGATGCCGGGAACCAGCCGGAGTGCCGCGTCTATCATCGGCGGGATGACGCAGGGTTTAACGAGAAAAGCAGCGGCAGAATTTTCATTTTTCCTTGCCGTTCCAACGATGCTGGCTGTTACAGTATATTCTGTTTTTGTAAAAACATGGGGCAAAGAAACGGCAAATCCACAGAAAGGATACGAGATGATTATGTCTTCACAGGATCATATAGTTATTTTTATTATAGGAAACATTGTTGCTTTTATTGTTGCATTGATTGCGATTAAAGCATTCATCGGAGTTTTAAATAAATATGGTTTTAAACCTTGGGGCTGGTATCGTATTTTTGTTGGAATAGCTTTGCTGATTTATTTTTATTTTTTTCAATAG
- a CDS encoding DUF3098 domain-containing protein yields the protein MSKKTNKFSAEDFGKEPNEVPQETNFYFGKENFKWMLIGLAFIIVGFLLMMGADANTVDGKFDPNSWNDGIFSIRRIRIAPLFVVIGFVIEVYAILKRK from the coding sequence ATGAGCAAAAAAACAAATAAATTTTCCGCAGAAGACTTCGGAAAAGAACCCAATGAAGTACCTCAGGAAACAAACTTTTATTTCGGAAAGGAAAACTTTAAGTGGATGCTGATAGGTCTTGCATTTATCATCGTTGGATTTCTTCTGATGATGGGTGCCGATGCCAATACCGTAGACGGAAAATTTGATCCGAATTCATGGAATGACGGGATCTTTTCTATCCGTAGAATCAGAATTGCACCGCTGTTTGTAGTCATAGGATTTGTGATCGAGGTGTATGCTATTTTAAAAAGAAAATAA
- a CDS encoding cell division protein FtsX, with product MAKSVDEFNKKRLRSSNITVVISIALVLFLLGLMGLILINAQKYSDYIKEQLVVNAYFAENYNAKDSVKIAKMEAEVFKEIQTLAPVKKATYISREMASQEAKKSMGIDTDALFEENIFPSSIEIALKPEYVDPAKIDEALKVIKAVPGIAEVKNDSTLMVDVYNNLSRILKWILGFSILFLILAVVLINNSIRLKIFSKRFIIKTMQLVGAKRRFILKPFIIEAVVLGAIGSVIGLLALFGIWYYFTSQIGSAFVQDNNQYFWLVLLVFGVGIFITVLSTVVATWRFLRSNVDDLYYS from the coding sequence ATGGCTAAATCTGTAGATGAATTTAATAAGAAAAGGCTTAGGTCTAGCAATATTACAGTGGTAATAAGTATTGCCTTAGTGTTATTTTTATTGGGATTAATGGGACTTATTTTAATCAATGCCCAGAAATATTCCGATTATATCAAAGAGCAGCTTGTGGTAAATGCCTACTTCGCTGAAAATTATAATGCTAAAGATTCTGTAAAGATTGCGAAAATGGAAGCCGAAGTTTTCAAGGAAATTCAGACGCTGGCTCCGGTGAAAAAAGCAACTTATATCAGCCGTGAAATGGCATCTCAGGAAGCTAAAAAAAGCATGGGAATCGATACGGATGCCCTTTTCGAAGAAAATATATTTCCATCATCTATAGAAATTGCATTAAAACCGGAATATGTAGATCCTGCCAAAATTGATGAGGCGCTGAAAGTAATCAAAGCCGTTCCGGGCATTGCTGAAGTAAAAAATGATAGTACGCTGATGGTGGATGTCTATAATAACCTGAGCAGGATTCTAAAGTGGATCTTAGGTTTTTCTATATTGTTTTTAATTTTGGCGGTTGTATTAATCAACAATTCAATCCGCTTGAAAATATTCTCCAAAAGATTTATCATTAAAACCATGCAGCTTGTAGGAGCGAAAAGAAGGTTTATTCTTAAGCCTTTTATTATTGAAGCGGTTGTTCTTGGGGCAATTGGTTCCGTAATCGGGCTTTTGGCATTGTTCGGGATCTGGTACTATTTTACAAGCCAGATCGGTTCAGCCTTCGTACAGGACAATAATCAGTATTTCTGGCTGGTATTATTGGTATTCGGAGTAGGAATTTTTATCACGGTCCTGAGTACGGTAGTTGCTACCTGGAGATTCTTAAGATCAAACGTTGACGATTTATATTATTCTTAA
- a CDS encoding THUMP domain-containing class I SAM-dependent RNA methyltransferase — MDTENIQIQIKTFFGLEQILAEEIKKLGGRKVEVKNRAVNCEGDLGFLYKINYSARTALKILVPIHEFKAFNQHQFYDRLFKFNWEEFMDVEQSFAIDATVNSETFKHSQFVTLKMKDAIVDYFQEKFKRRPNVETRNPDIKFHLHIDRELITISLDSSGDPLFKRGYRREQGEAPINEVLASGMLQLAGWDGKGNFLDPMCGSGTLLIEAAMIAMDLPAQLFRKRFAFQNWKNYDADLFAKIKEFRVNRIKEFTGKIIGYDIDARMLNAARINIEAAEMEDVIEVKKQNFFDSKKELFPLLMVFNPPYDERISITDDDFYKKIGDTFKTNYPNTLAWLISSDLEAVKKIGLRPSRKIKLFNGKLETRFLQYEMYEGTKKVHKLEN; from the coding sequence ATGGATACAGAAAATATACAAATTCAGATAAAAACATTTTTTGGGTTAGAACAGATTTTAGCGGAAGAAATTAAAAAACTCGGCGGAAGAAAGGTGGAAGTAAAAAACAGGGCGGTCAACTGCGAAGGAGATCTAGGTTTTTTATATAAAATAAATTATTCTGCGAGAACGGCTTTAAAGATTCTGGTTCCCATTCATGAATTCAAAGCCTTCAATCAACATCAATTTTACGACAGGCTTTTCAAATTCAATTGGGAAGAATTTATGGATGTTGAACAATCATTTGCGATTGACGCAACGGTAAATTCAGAAACATTTAAGCACTCACAATTCGTAACCCTGAAGATGAAAGATGCTATTGTTGATTATTTTCAGGAAAAATTCAAAAGACGCCCCAATGTTGAAACCCGAAATCCTGATATTAAATTCCATCTTCATATAGACCGGGAATTGATTACCATTTCCCTGGATTCTTCAGGAGATCCTTTGTTTAAAAGAGGATACAGACGAGAGCAGGGGGAAGCACCCATCAATGAAGTTTTGGCAAGCGGAATGCTTCAGCTTGCGGGATGGGATGGAAAGGGAAATTTCCTTGATCCGATGTGCGGCTCCGGTACACTATTAATTGAGGCAGCCATGATTGCTATGGATCTTCCGGCACAACTTTTCAGAAAGAGATTTGCTTTCCAGAACTGGAAAAATTATGATGCCGATTTATTTGCGAAAATAAAAGAATTCAGAGTCAATCGAATAAAAGAATTCACCGGAAAAATAATAGGCTATGATATTGACGCCAGAATGCTGAATGCCGCGAGAATAAACATCGAAGCTGCAGAAATGGAAGACGTTATAGAAGTTAAGAAACAGAATTTTTTCGATTCTAAAAAAGAACTTTTCCCGCTATTAATGGTTTTCAATCCTCCATACGATGAGAGAATTTCTATTACTGATGATGATTTTTACAAAAAAATAGGAGATACCTTCAAGACCAATTATCCTAATACTCTGGCATGGCTTATTTCTTCGGATTTGGAAGCGGTAAAGAAAATAGGACTTCGCCCTTCAAGAAAAATCAAACTTTTCAATGGAAAACTGGAGACCCGTTTTTTACAGTACGAAATGTATGAAGGAACTAAAAAAGTCCACAAATTAGAAAATTAA
- a CDS encoding prolyl-tRNA synthetase: protein MKRNIHKNLLGAIKSKGILAVAGGLLLMSCGAQMGGYSETDGVYYDPNKDTLPEGVIINDRGNRVGEDYNYYQDDSNLIQNAEINSRTGRYEDWNNYNWNNTATDSDWGMYAGSETNYYDNSWGWGWGNPWGWGGWYGGYNPYWGYGGGWGIGLSWGGSWGWGAGWNMGWGYSPYWGYNPYWGWGGYNPYWGYGGYWGGNYYAPYYRRSGVNGRGFNTYNGSFANKYGVTSSNGFRRSSTGSGSFRDNANNGGFRGSNNSGGFRQGNTTNGGFRNQNGVRPQGGFRNQGQPRPNYNYQQPSQPRNDGGFRNNGSFNNSNSGGGFRSGGGGFGGGSGGGFRSGGGGGGGFRGGR, encoded by the coding sequence ATGAAAAGAAATATACATAAAAATTTGCTTGGCGCCATTAAATCCAAAGGGATTTTAGCGGTGGCAGGCGGATTATTACTTATGTCCTGCGGTGCCCAGATGGGTGGATACAGTGAGACAGATGGCGTTTATTACGACCCGAATAAAGACACCCTTCCGGAAGGCGTAATTATCAACGACAGAGGAAACAGGGTAGGAGAGGATTATAATTATTATCAGGATGATTCTAATCTTATTCAGAATGCAGAGATCAATTCCAGAACAGGGCGTTATGAAGACTGGAACAACTATAACTGGAATAATACAGCAACCGACTCAGACTGGGGAATGTATGCAGGAAGTGAAACCAACTACTACGATAACTCGTGGGGCTGGGGTTGGGGTAATCCTTGGGGCTGGGGCGGCTGGTACGGAGGCTATAATCCGTATTGGGGCTACGGCGGTGGCTGGGGCATCGGACTTTCATGGGGAGGCTCATGGGGTTGGGGTGCCGGCTGGAATATGGGCTGGGGATATTCACCTTATTGGGGCTATAATCCTTATTGGGGATGGGGAGGCTATAATCCATATTGGGGCTACGGCGGCTACTGGGGAGGTAATTACTATGCTCCTTATTACAGAAGAAGCGGTGTTAACGGAAGAGGATTTAATACTTATAACGGAAGTTTTGCCAATAAATACGGAGTTACCAGTTCAAACGGTTTCAGAAGAAGTTCTACCGGTAGCGGAAGTTTCAGAGACAATGCAAATAATGGAGGCTTTAGAGGATCTAATAACAGCGGTGGTTTCAGACAAGGAAATACTACCAATGGTGGTTTCAGAAATCAAAATGGGGTGAGACCTCAGGGCGGGTTCCGTAACCAAGGTCAGCCAAGACCAAATTACAATTATCAGCAGCCTTCCCAACCAAGAAATGACGGCGGTTTCAGAAATAATGGCAGCTTTAATAATTCCAACAGTGGCGGTGGCTTCAGATCAGGAGGCGGTGGCTTTGGCGGAGGAAGCGGCGGCGGTTTTAGATCCGGCGGCGGTGGAGGCGGCGGCTTCCGTGGTGGCAGATAA
- the rsmA gene encoding 16S rRNA (adenine(1518)-N(6)/adenine(1519)-N(6))-dimethyltransferase RsmA codes for MSVKAKKHLGQHFLTDENIARKIVEGLSFEGYKNVMEVGPGMGVLTKYLLEKDQHIYLAEIDNESIEYLKNNYSKVTEKTFVGDFLKQDFQFTKGEQIAIIGNFPYNISSQILFQIVDHYELIPEMVGMFQKEVAERTAAVPRTKDYGILTVLIQAYYDTSYLFTVHENVFNPPPKVKSGVIRLTRNPKEGLSGNEVLFKQIVKAGFNQRRKKLSNALKILNIPEVLKTHEFMDKRAEELSVADFISFTQLWKNNL; via the coding sequence TTGAGTGTAAAAGCAAAAAAGCATCTTGGTCAGCACTTCCTGACAGATGAAAACATCGCAAGAAAAATCGTAGAAGGTCTGAGTTTTGAGGGCTACAAAAATGTAATGGAAGTGGGCCCGGGAATGGGAGTTCTCACCAAATATCTGCTGGAAAAAGACCAGCATATTTACCTCGCAGAAATCGACAACGAATCTATTGAATATCTGAAAAATAACTATTCTAAAGTAACGGAAAAAACTTTTGTCGGTGATTTTTTGAAACAGGATTTTCAATTTACCAAAGGTGAGCAAATCGCTATTATCGGAAACTTCCCGTATAATATTTCATCCCAGATTTTGTTTCAGATCGTAGATCATTATGAGCTGATCCCCGAAATGGTGGGCATGTTTCAGAAAGAAGTTGCTGAAAGAACAGCCGCGGTTCCGAGAACGAAAGATTACGGAATCCTTACTGTTTTGATCCAGGCCTATTATGATACTTCATATTTGTTCACGGTTCATGAAAATGTGTTCAACCCGCCTCCCAAAGTAAAATCAGGGGTTATCCGACTTACAAGAAATCCCAAAGAAGGACTTTCCGGAAATGAAGTTTTGTTTAAACAGATCGTAAAAGCAGGGTTTAACCAGAGAAGAAAAAAACTTTCAAATGCTCTGAAAATTCTCAATATTCCGGAGGTTTTAAAAACCCATGAATTCATGGACAAAAGAGCGGAAGAACTGAGCGTTGCAGATTTTATTTCATTTACTCAACTATGGAAAAATAATTTGTAA
- the proS gene encoding proline--tRNA ligase — MAKLTSRSEDYSKWYNELVVKADLAENSGVRGCMVIKPYGYAIWEKMRDEMDKKFKETGHVNAYFPLFVPKSLFEAEEKNAEGFAKECAVVTHYRLKTDPDNPSKLIVDPDAKLEEELIVRPTSEAIIWNTYKNWIQSYRDLPILINQWANVVRWEMRTRLFLRTAEFLWQEGHTAHATKDEAIEEAEKMNKVYADFAENFMAMPVIQGLKTPSERFAGADETYCIEALMQDGKALQAGTSHFLGQNFAKAFDVKFTNKEGKIEHAWATSWGTSTRLMGALIMTHSDDFGLVLPPTLAPIQVVIVPIFKGEEQLAEISEVALDIQAKLRAKGISVKFDDDTQNKPGWKFAEYELKGVPVRIAMGPRDLENKSVEIARRDNLTKEVRSIEGLDSYIEDLLKTIQQDIYNKAFEFRKNNITKVDSYDEFKKVLEEKGGFLYAHWDGTAEEEEQIKEETKATIRCIPLDDDIEEGVSLISGKPSKRRVLFAKAY, encoded by the coding sequence ATGGCAAAATTAACCTCAAGAAGCGAAGATTACAGCAAATGGTATAACGAGTTGGTAGTAAAAGCCGACTTAGCTGAAAACTCAGGAGTAAGAGGATGCATGGTAATTAAACCATATGGCTATGCAATCTGGGAGAAAATGCGTGACGAAATGGATAAAAAATTCAAGGAGACCGGTCACGTAAATGCATATTTCCCGCTTTTTGTGCCCAAGAGCTTATTTGAGGCTGAAGAAAAAAATGCAGAAGGTTTTGCTAAAGAATGTGCCGTTGTTACCCACTATCGATTAAAAACAGATCCGGATAACCCTTCTAAACTGATTGTGGATCCCGATGCAAAACTTGAGGAAGAACTGATCGTACGACCTACTTCAGAAGCCATTATCTGGAATACTTATAAAAACTGGATTCAGTCTTACAGGGATTTACCGATATTGATTAACCAATGGGCGAATGTTGTACGTTGGGAAATGAGAACACGTCTTTTCCTGAGAACTGCTGAGTTTCTTTGGCAGGAAGGACACACCGCTCACGCCACAAAAGATGAGGCGATTGAAGAGGCTGAAAAAATGAATAAAGTCTATGCCGATTTTGCAGAAAACTTTATGGCAATGCCTGTCATTCAGGGATTAAAAACACCTTCCGAAAGATTTGCCGGAGCTGATGAAACCTACTGTATAGAAGCATTAATGCAGGATGGAAAAGCACTTCAGGCAGGAACATCTCACTTCTTAGGTCAGAATTTCGCCAAAGCTTTTGATGTAAAATTCACCAATAAAGAAGGAAAAATAGAACACGCATGGGCCACTTCGTGGGGAACTTCCACACGTCTCATGGGAGCGTTGATTATGACTCATTCTGATGATTTCGGATTGGTGCTTCCTCCAACACTGGCACCTATTCAGGTTGTAATTGTTCCGATCTTTAAAGGTGAAGAACAGCTTGCTGAAATCAGTGAAGTAGCATTGGATATTCAGGCTAAACTAAGAGCAAAAGGAATTTCCGTGAAATTTGATGATGACACTCAGAACAAACCGGGCTGGAAATTTGCAGAATACGAGTTAAAAGGTGTTCCTGTAAGAATTGCAATGGGTCCTAGAGATCTTGAGAACAAATCGGTAGAAATCGCACGAAGAGACAATCTTACGAAAGAAGTGCGCTCTATTGAAGGACTGGATTCTTACATCGAAGATTTGTTGAAAACCATACAACAGGATATCTATAACAAAGCTTTCGAATTTAGAAAGAACAACATAACAAAAGTTGATTCATACGATGAATTCAAAAAAGTTCTGGAGGAAAAAGGAGGATTCCTATATGCACATTGGGACGGAACTGCAGAAGAAGAAGAACAGATCAAGGAAGAGACTAAAGCAACCATAAGATGTATTCCTTTGGATGATGATATCGAGGAAGGCGTATCTCTTATTTCCGGAAAACCTTCAAAAAGAAGAGTTTTGTTTGCAAAAGCATATTAA
- a CDS encoding OmpP1/FadL family transporter, with translation MSISAAFFAQAQDVSVIRNTTDVYSNAPNIGSAKFNAMAGSNGALGGDANSLLTNPAGLGVAISGEISGTLSVTSNKNTSSYAGSSYGYTINKGDLGNVGAVMTFQLMTESAWKFINIGVNYSNQSIDNYIETPGNSNLIYDFPDATSSSLGRHAYDRYGYMSKTSFGVGANYNNNLYLGAGLNFFNSSIDQSDTAIFNSLSNGSSEYFSKQNTPFYERGNGFSASLGVIGKFGRNFRLGAALETPTFWNIDRSYSFYNDPIYGDDYAVEDRKLTSPMKATVSAAFIANKSFALNVDYTLGLTKPKYKVYGDAETELNDFFKDNYKNLSEVKIGAEYRIKQFRLRGGYAYASSPFDALNVDRYTDNGGITGQSYNNLILNDRNALSVGLGYDFRSFYIDASYQNVTSKYSNPFLYGVVDNAYEAGYYSPSRLISSDAYAVSDVKNVRNNFFITFGWKF, from the coding sequence ATGAGTATTTCTGCTGCATTTTTTGCGCAGGCTCAAGATGTTTCAGTGATAAGGAATACGACGGATGTTTATTCCAATGCACCTAATATCGGTTCAGCAAAATTTAATGCCATGGCAGGATCTAACGGTGCGCTGGGAGGGGATGCCAATTCTCTTCTTACCAACCCTGCCGGTCTTGGAGTTGCCATTTCAGGAGAAATTTCGGGAACGCTTTCTGTTACCAGCAATAAGAACACATCTTCTTATGCCGGATCGTCTTACGGATATACGATCAACAAAGGAGATCTTGGAAATGTCGGAGCGGTAATGACCTTCCAATTGATGACCGAAAGTGCATGGAAATTCATCAACATTGGTGTGAATTACTCTAATCAATCGATCGATAATTATATTGAAACTCCCGGAAATAGTAACTTAATTTATGATTTTCCTGATGCTACGAGTTCTTCATTAGGCAGACACGCATATGACAGATATGGCTATATGTCTAAAACGAGTTTTGGTGTAGGTGCAAATTATAACAATAATTTATATCTTGGAGCGGGTCTTAATTTTTTCAATTCGTCAATTGACCAATCTGATACTGCAATTTTTAATTCTTTATCAAATGGCAGCTCAGAATACTTCAGTAAGCAAAACACTCCTTTTTATGAAAGAGGAAACGGTTTTTCAGCATCACTGGGGGTAATTGGAAAATTTGGGCGAAATTTTAGACTGGGTGCTGCATTGGAAACTCCTACTTTCTGGAATATTGACAGAAGCTATAGTTTTTATAATGACCCGATTTACGGTGATGATTATGCTGTTGAAGACAGAAAGCTGACTTCGCCGATGAAAGCTACCGTGAGTGCTGCATTTATTGCTAATAAAAGTTTTGCTTTAAACGTCGATTATACATTGGGTTTAACAAAGCCTAAATATAAAGTATACGGAGATGCAGAGACTGAACTGAATGATTTCTTCAAAGACAATTATAAAAATCTTTCGGAAGTAAAGATCGGAGCAGAATACAGAATTAAACAATTCAGATTAAGAGGAGGGTATGCGTATGCTTCAAGTCCTTTTGATGCACTAAATGTTGACAGATATACGGATAATGGCGGTATCACAGGTCAGTCTTACAATAATCTTATTTTAAATGACAGGAATGCACTTTCAGTAGGTTTGGGATATGATTTCAGATCATTTTATATTGACGCATCGTATCAGAATGTAACCTCAAAATATAGCAATCCGTTTTTATATGGAGTTGTTGATAATGCTTATGAAGCAGGATATTATTCTCCGAGCCGTTTGATCTCAAGTGATGCATATGCAGTATCGGATGTGAAAAATGTGAGAAATAACTTCTTTATTACCTTTGGATGGAAATTCTAA
- the truB gene encoding tRNA pseudouridine(55) synthase TruB, with translation MTAEDLQSGHLFLLDKPLDWTSFQAVNKMKYKLKREFNLPKKFKIGHAGTLDPRATGLLIVCCGKFTKKIPEIQDAPKEYWTEIKIGVQTESYDTEKPEILHQDISHITEEHIHSALEKFVGEIDQIPPVFSAIKIEGKRAYDLARAGEEVEMKSRKTTIFYINEIKIDLPLVSFNVGCSKGTYIRSLAHDIGQELGVGAYLTQLRRTKIGDYKIEDATSNFLENDFRFNLS, from the coding sequence ATGACAGCTGAAGACTTACAGTCAGGACATCTATTTTTATTGGACAAGCCTTTGGATTGGACCTCTTTTCAGGCGGTCAATAAAATGAAATATAAACTCAAAAGAGAATTTAACCTCCCAAAAAAATTTAAGATCGGCCACGCAGGAACATTAGATCCGAGAGCGACCGGACTTCTGATTGTATGTTGTGGAAAATTCACGAAAAAAATTCCGGAAATCCAGGATGCGCCTAAAGAGTATTGGACAGAGATAAAAATTGGTGTTCAGACCGAATCCTACGATACCGAAAAGCCGGAAATTCTTCACCAGGATATTTCGCATATTACGGAAGAACATATTCATAGCGCATTAGAAAAATTTGTGGGAGAAATAGACCAGATTCCGCCGGTTTTTTCCGCTATAAAAATTGAAGGGAAAAGAGCATATGACCTGGCCAGAGCAGGTGAGGAAGTTGAAATGAAATCCCGGAAAACAACTATTTTTTATATCAATGAAATTAAAATTGACCTTCCGCTGGTGAGTTTTAACGTAGGCTGTTCAAAAGGTACTTACATCAGAAGCCTTGCACATGACATCGGGCAGGAGCTTGGAGTTGGAGCATATCTTACACAGTTGAGAAGAACCAAAATCGGGGATTACAAGATTGAGGATGCAACTTCTAATTTTCTGGAAAATGATTTTAGATTTAATCTGTCATGA